A genomic segment from Fodinicola acaciae encodes:
- a CDS encoding carbohydrate ABC transporter permease — protein MTTSVAPHVSRTKTVATQGKPGLSRKQREGWAAALFLAPDVIGLTVFVGIPMILSFVLSLFQVSGFGQYDFVGFGNYQRIFADPVFMSSLRTTLIYVFVLVPGGFVVSLLLALLVKQKLPGVGFFRTAYFLPFSISIVVVALIWRFMLDEQVGVVNQFLGWFGIPPQAWLGNPNLALGTAIAVTIWVQMGYYMVILLGGLQDIPLEYYEAARIDGASAWSNFRHITWPLLKPTSFFVLLTSTVAALTGAFDMIYVLTKGGPANSTNVLIFYIYQQAFQYGEYGYAAAIGTFLVVIMLICSTAIFLTTRGGRFSYGD, from the coding sequence GTGACCACAAGCGTAGCCCCGCACGTTTCGCGTACCAAGACCGTCGCGACGCAGGGAAAACCCGGCCTCAGCCGGAAACAGCGGGAAGGCTGGGCGGCCGCGCTGTTCCTGGCGCCGGACGTGATCGGCCTGACCGTCTTCGTCGGCATCCCGATGATCCTGTCCTTCGTGCTCAGCCTGTTCCAGGTGAGCGGCTTCGGCCAGTACGACTTCGTCGGCTTCGGCAACTACCAGCGGATCTTCGCCGACCCGGTGTTCATGTCCAGCCTGCGTACGACGCTCATCTACGTTTTCGTGCTGGTGCCCGGCGGTTTTGTGGTCAGCCTGCTGCTTGCCTTGCTGGTCAAGCAAAAACTGCCCGGTGTCGGTTTCTTCCGTACGGCCTACTTCCTGCCGTTCTCGATCAGCATCGTGGTCGTGGCGCTGATCTGGCGCTTCATGCTCGACGAGCAGGTCGGTGTGGTGAACCAGTTTCTCGGCTGGTTCGGCATTCCGCCGCAGGCCTGGCTCGGCAACCCCAACCTGGCGCTGGGCACCGCGATCGCGGTGACCATCTGGGTCCAGATGGGTTACTACATGGTGATCCTGCTCGGCGGCCTGCAGGACATCCCGCTGGAATACTACGAAGCGGCGCGGATCGACGGCGCCAGCGCGTGGTCCAACTTCCGGCACATCACCTGGCCGCTGCTCAAGCCGACCAGCTTCTTCGTATTGCTCACCTCGACGGTGGCCGCGCTGACCGGCGCCTTCGACATGATCTACGTGCTCACCAAAGGTGGCCCGGCCAACAGCACCAACGTGCTGATCTTCTACATCTACCAACAGGCCTTCCAGTACGGCGAATACGGTTACGCCGCCGCGATCGGCACTTTCCTGGTGGTCATCATGCTCATCTGCTCGACCGCGATCTTCCTGACCACCCGAGGCGGGAGGTTCAGCTATGGCGACTGA
- a CDS encoding ABC transporter substrate-binding protein → MATGISRRSLLKAGATAVGAAAVGATALAGCGKSAATSSEPLQFWNFYTPNPLRTPTSIAQGGWFDTYIADWNKKNKQQVQAVFIPNYTNTNKLQTAFAAGSGPDIFLISPGDFLRYLNGGVLMDLTPFMTKEAIADYLPGALDTRMADGKVYALPMEQEPLAIYYSEKVFEQAHLSEADLPKTWEDLLELAKKLQTPSRYGMVFEPVQGYYQNFTWYPWMWQGGGDAVGPNGQSVFDSKAAIQALQLFQDGVNRGVSPRTPVAAGDLPAGLDKGQAAMWQSGIWNVSDFRLRLPKTKYGIFRLPTPPGGRYATIAGGWAFCANKNGRNPEAAAKFCVEAVGSMSPDSVKRVADWCTVAKSDISPRKSALDLGTARGGYSSPVMKKFKDDIYPGTRGEPRYPPVIYKAISDAIQNTMLAGHKAADEAEIAAASIDAYLKSYEGAKIL, encoded by the coding sequence ATGGCGACCGGCATCTCTCGCCGCAGCCTGCTCAAGGCCGGCGCCACCGCGGTCGGTGCCGCGGCCGTCGGCGCGACCGCGCTGGCCGGCTGCGGAAAGTCCGCGGCGACCAGCTCGGAGCCGCTGCAGTTCTGGAACTTCTACACCCCCAACCCACTGCGTACGCCGACCTCGATCGCCCAGGGCGGCTGGTTCGACACCTACATCGCCGACTGGAACAAGAAGAACAAGCAGCAGGTGCAGGCGGTGTTCATCCCCAACTACACCAACACCAACAAGCTGCAAACGGCGTTCGCGGCGGGCAGCGGACCGGACATCTTCCTGATCAGTCCGGGCGATTTCCTGCGCTATCTCAACGGCGGCGTGCTGATGGACCTCACGCCGTTCATGACCAAGGAAGCGATCGCCGACTATCTGCCCGGTGCGTTGGACACCAGGATGGCCGACGGCAAGGTGTACGCGCTGCCGATGGAGCAGGAGCCGCTGGCGATCTACTACAGCGAGAAGGTTTTCGAGCAGGCGCACCTGTCCGAGGCCGACCTGCCCAAGACCTGGGAAGATCTGCTGGAGCTGGCCAAGAAACTGCAGACGCCATCGCGCTACGGCATGGTTTTCGAGCCGGTGCAGGGTTACTACCAGAACTTCACCTGGTATCCGTGGATGTGGCAGGGTGGCGGTGACGCGGTCGGGCCCAACGGCCAGTCGGTTTTCGACTCCAAGGCGGCGATCCAGGCGCTGCAGCTGTTCCAGGACGGCGTCAACAGAGGCGTCTCGCCGCGGACACCGGTGGCCGCCGGCGACCTGCCGGCCGGCCTGGACAAGGGCCAGGCGGCGATGTGGCAGAGCGGCATCTGGAACGTCTCGGACTTTCGCCTGCGGCTGCCGAAAACCAAATACGGCATCTTCCGGTTGCCGACCCCGCCGGGCGGCCGTTACGCGACCATCGCCGGCGGTTGGGCCTTCTGCGCCAACAAGAACGGCCGCAACCCGGAGGCGGCCGCGAAGTTCTGCGTGGAGGCGGTCGGCTCGATGAGCCCCGACTCGGTCAAGCGGGTCGCCGACTGGTGCACGGTCGCGAAAAGCGATATCTCGCCGCGAAAGTCGGCGCTGGACCTCGGCACCGCCCGGGGCGGCTACAGCTCGCCGGTCATGAAGAAGTTCAAGGACGACATCTATCCCGGCACCCGCGGTGAGCCGCGCTATCCGCCGGTGATCTACAAGGCGATCTCCGACGCCATCCAGAACACCATGCTGGCCGGCCACAAGGCGGCCGACGAAGCCGAGATCGCGGCAGCGTCCATCGACGCGTACCTCAAGTCGTACGAGGGGGCGAAAATCCTGTGA
- a CDS encoding glycoside hydrolase family 172 protein, with translation MTAGFGLGQLSLRSTAQTRSISAENVSGEKGRGAMAEDGTGAYAAGNLGRGWKVSPSVKIAAGDTYTIADITGSGIIQHIWMTTHYHAWRKTLLRFYWENDSQPAVEVPLGDFFCNGWGQFSQVSSLPVAVNPNGGFNSYWEMPFRRAAKITLENLGDEDVVLYYQVDYSVTEVAEEASYFHAQWRRSNPLPYQEVHTVLDGVRGAGHYVGTYLAWGVNNSGWWGEGEIKFFLDGDQEFPTICGTGTEDYFGGAWNFDVPEQGYTAFTTPFLGLNQVLRPDGLYRSQQRFGMYRWHIPDPIRFTEDVRVTIQALGWRGQSGRYLPLQDDIASTAFWYLDTPAGQNPATPHRDHIEVI, from the coding sequence GTGACAGCAGGTTTCGGGCTCGGTCAACTCTCCCTCCGCAGCACGGCGCAGACCAGATCCATCTCGGCGGAAAACGTCAGCGGCGAAAAGGGCCGCGGCGCGATGGCCGAGGACGGCACCGGCGCGTACGCGGCCGGAAACCTCGGCCGTGGCTGGAAAGTCTCGCCGAGCGTGAAAATCGCCGCCGGCGACACGTACACCATCGCCGACATCACCGGCAGCGGCATCATCCAGCACATCTGGATGACGACGCATTACCACGCCTGGCGCAAGACTTTGCTGCGGTTCTACTGGGAAAACGACAGCCAGCCGGCGGTCGAAGTGCCGCTGGGCGACTTTTTCTGCAACGGCTGGGGACAGTTCAGCCAGGTGAGCTCGCTGCCGGTCGCGGTCAACCCGAACGGCGGCTTCAACAGCTACTGGGAAATGCCGTTTCGGCGGGCCGCGAAAATCACCCTGGAAAACCTCGGTGACGAAGATGTGGTGCTCTACTACCAGGTCGACTACAGCGTGACCGAGGTGGCCGAGGAAGCCAGCTATTTCCACGCGCAATGGCGGCGCAGCAACCCGTTGCCATACCAGGAGGTGCACACCGTCCTGGACGGTGTCAGAGGTGCCGGCCATTACGTCGGGACCTACCTCGCCTGGGGCGTCAACAACTCCGGCTGGTGGGGCGAAGGCGAGATCAAGTTCTTCCTGGACGGCGACCAGGAGTTTCCGACCATCTGCGGCACCGGCACCGAGGACTACTTCGGCGGCGCCTGGAACTTCGACGTGCCGGAGCAGGGTTACACGGCGTTCACGACACCGTTCCTCGGCCTCAACCAGGTGCTCCGGCCGGACGGCCTCTATCGCAGCCAGCAGCGTTTTGGCATGTATCGCTGGCACATCCCGGATCCGATCCGGTTCACCGAGGACGTACGCGTGACGATCCAGGCGCTCGGCTGGCGCGGCCAGAGCGGTCGCTATCTGCCGCTGCAGGACGACATCGCCTCGACCGCCTTCTGGTATCTGGACACCCCCGCCGGCCAGAACCCGGCGACCCCGCACCGCGATCACATCGAGGTTATCTAA
- a CDS encoding amidohydrolase family protein, which produces MTVDAHHHLWDLDVRDQDWITGEAMAPIRRSFTVDDLRPLAEAAGVDTTVVVQTVTVAEETPELLAIAENEPLIGAVTGWVDLTGESVAERLAELRAGRGGGFLRGIRHQVQGEPDPRWLCRDDVRRGLRAVGDAGLVYELLTLPHQLEAAIETATELADVPFVLDHCSKPPVAAGELEPWTTLVRRLAACHNVTCKLSGLVTEADWSRWTVDDLRPYAQTVLDAFGPDRVMVGSDWPVCTLAGSYERVLDTARDLLSGLTPGEREAVSDTTARRVYRLG; this is translated from the coding sequence ATGACGGTGGACGCGCATCACCACCTGTGGGACCTGGACGTACGCGACCAGGACTGGATCACCGGTGAGGCGATGGCGCCGATCCGGCGGAGTTTCACCGTCGACGATCTTCGGCCGCTGGCCGAGGCGGCGGGTGTCGACACGACGGTCGTCGTACAGACCGTCACGGTCGCCGAGGAGACGCCGGAGCTGCTGGCCATCGCCGAGAACGAGCCGCTCATCGGCGCTGTGACCGGTTGGGTCGACCTGACCGGCGAATCGGTCGCCGAGCGCCTCGCCGAGCTGCGAGCGGGCCGCGGAGGCGGCTTTCTGCGCGGCATCCGGCACCAGGTGCAGGGTGAACCCGATCCGCGCTGGCTGTGCCGCGACGACGTACGCCGCGGCCTGCGCGCGGTCGGCGACGCCGGCCTGGTGTACGAGCTGCTGACGCTGCCGCACCAGCTCGAAGCCGCCATCGAGACGGCGACCGAGCTGGCCGACGTGCCGTTCGTCCTCGACCACTGCTCCAAGCCGCCGGTCGCGGCAGGTGAGCTGGAGCCGTGGACGACGCTGGTACGCCGCCTGGCGGCCTGCCACAACGTCACCTGCAAGCTGTCCGGCCTGGTCACCGAGGCCGACTGGTCGCGGTGGACGGTCGACGACCTCCGGCCGTACGCGCAGACCGTCCTGGACGCCTTCGGACCCGACCGGGTGATGGTCGGCTCCGACTGGCCGGTCTGCACGCTGGCCGGCTCGTACGAGCGCGTCCTCGACACCGCGCGCGACCTGCTGTCCGGCCTCACTCCAGGCGAGCGCGAAGCGGTGTCGGATACCACCGCCAGACGTGTCTACCGGCTCGGCTGA
- a CDS encoding ABC transporter permease, whose product MTSLAKQAPVRGATNSLLVSRLRDLALLPAILVLMIVGVLVSPSTFLTPENLINVLQQQTELSLLVLAEALVLIAGRFDLSLESTIGLAPALGLLVATYLGLPGIWTIPICLLVGVLVGLLNGLLVVRGGLNAFIVTLGMLIVLRGGVIGFTGGKSLFNAPPEFFYLGSASWLWMPASIWICAVIFAIGMITLGFFRGGRSLYAVGGNVDAARAAGIRADRVLLGAFVVASFLAALAGLMLAGRLGSVAANQGSGMIFTVFAAAVIGGISLDGGRGTLFGALCGVIVLGLIQNILVLAGVSAQWNQAIYGVIILIALVLARLTSGKSQN is encoded by the coding sequence GTGACGTCATTGGCTAAACAGGCGCCGGTCCGCGGGGCGACCAACTCGCTGTTGGTCAGCCGGTTGCGCGACCTGGCACTGCTGCCGGCCATTCTCGTGCTGATGATCGTCGGCGTCCTCGTGTCGCCATCGACCTTTCTGACACCGGAAAACCTGATCAACGTCCTCCAGCAGCAGACCGAGCTTTCGTTGCTCGTACTGGCCGAAGCGCTCGTGCTGATCGCCGGCCGGTTCGACCTGTCGCTGGAGTCGACCATCGGCCTCGCACCAGCGCTTGGCCTGCTGGTGGCGACCTATCTCGGACTGCCGGGCATCTGGACCATTCCGATCTGCCTGTTGGTCGGCGTGCTGGTCGGACTGCTCAACGGTCTCCTGGTCGTACGCGGTGGCCTCAACGCGTTCATCGTGACGCTTGGCATGCTGATCGTGCTGCGTGGTGGCGTCATCGGTTTCACTGGCGGCAAAAGCCTTTTCAACGCTCCGCCGGAGTTTTTCTATCTCGGCTCGGCGAGCTGGCTCTGGATGCCCGCGTCGATCTGGATCTGCGCGGTCATCTTCGCCATCGGCATGATCACGCTCGGATTCTTCCGCGGCGGACGCTCTTTGTACGCCGTCGGCGGAAACGTCGACGCCGCTCGTGCGGCCGGCATCCGCGCCGACCGCGTGCTGCTCGGCGCGTTCGTCGTCGCGAGTTTCCTTGCCGCACTTGCCGGTCTGATGCTCGCCGGCCGGCTCGGCTCGGTCGCCGCCAACCAGGGCTCCGGGATGATCTTCACCGTGTTCGCGGCGGCGGTCATCGGCGGCATCAGCCTCGACGGCGGCCGTGGCACCCTTTTCGGCGCGCTGTGCGGCGTGATCGTCCTCGGCCTGATCCAGAACATCCTGGTGCTCGCCGGTGTCTCCGCGCAGTGGAACCAGGCCATCTACGGCGTCATCATCCTGATCGCGCTCGTCCTCGCACGACTGACGAGTGGAAAGTCGCAGAACTGA
- a CDS encoding sugar ABC transporter ATP-binding protein produces MGQPIIAEARGLTKRFGTTVALDDVSMSIATGETHALVGRNGAGKSTLVSLLTGLTGADAGSVLFNGEPAPSLTDRDGWRRRVACVYQHSTIINTLSVAENLFLNRQSGHGPISWPRLRKRAAELLESYDVDVKPGQLAADLTVEQRQMVEVARALSHGARFVIMDEPTAQLDGAGIARLFGKIRGLQERGVTFCYISHHLEEIYQLCQRVTVLRDARHVITAPVDELDTDALVAAMTGPDASRAGHLRGERTAVTARKTGAKALAVRNLSLTGSYADVSFDVAPGEIVGIAGAAGSGAVQLAETLAGMRAPTGGSVEAAGKRVRPGSVPAALKAGIGFVPEDRRATGFVPGMSVAENVTMTIWDRLGSAGFVSPKARAEHARQAIESLDIKTPSVGLPLTGLSGGNQQKVVMARALASEPEVLVLIGPTAGVDVRAKETLLAAVDDAAAAGKAAVIVSDELDDLRGCDRVLVMFAGRVTDERARGWQDADLVAGMEGVSDVIG; encoded by the coding sequence GTGGGCCAACCAATAATCGCCGAGGCGCGCGGTCTCACCAAGCGCTTCGGTACGACGGTCGCGCTGGACGACGTGTCGATGTCCATCGCGACCGGCGAGACGCATGCCCTGGTCGGCCGCAACGGAGCCGGCAAGTCCACGCTGGTCTCGCTGCTCACCGGCCTGACCGGTGCGGACGCCGGATCCGTGCTGTTCAACGGAGAACCGGCGCCGAGCCTGACCGACCGGGACGGCTGGCGGCGCCGGGTCGCCTGCGTCTATCAGCACTCGACCATCATCAACACGCTCAGCGTGGCGGAAAACCTGTTTCTCAACAGGCAAAGTGGCCACGGCCCGATTTCCTGGCCGCGGCTGCGAAAACGTGCCGCCGAGCTGCTCGAGTCGTACGACGTGGACGTCAAGCCAGGCCAGCTGGCCGCGGATCTGACCGTGGAACAACGGCAGATGGTCGAGGTCGCTCGCGCGCTCAGCCACGGCGCGCGCTTTGTCATCATGGACGAGCCGACCGCGCAGCTGGACGGCGCCGGCATCGCGCGGCTCTTCGGCAAGATCCGCGGCCTGCAGGAACGCGGCGTGACCTTCTGCTACATCTCGCATCACCTGGAGGAGATTTACCAGCTGTGCCAACGCGTGACCGTGTTGCGCGATGCCAGGCACGTCATCACCGCGCCGGTCGACGAGCTGGACACCGACGCGTTGGTCGCCGCGATGACCGGTCCGGACGCGTCGCGTGCCGGTCACCTGCGTGGTGAGCGTACGGCCGTAACGGCAAGGAAAACCGGCGCGAAGGCGCTGGCCGTCCGAAACCTGAGCCTGACCGGCTCGTACGCGGACGTGTCTTTCGACGTCGCGCCAGGCGAAATCGTCGGCATCGCCGGCGCGGCCGGCAGCGGTGCCGTCCAGCTGGCCGAAACGCTGGCCGGCATGCGGGCGCCGACCGGCGGTTCCGTTGAAGCCGCCGGAAAACGCGTACGTCCCGGCAGCGTGCCGGCCGCGTTGAAGGCCGGCATCGGCTTCGTGCCGGAGGACAGGCGTGCGACCGGCTTCGTGCCAGGCATGTCGGTGGCCGAAAACGTGACGATGACGATCTGGGACCGGCTCGGCTCGGCCGGGTTCGTCTCGCCGAAAGCGCGTGCGGAGCATGCGCGGCAGGCCATCGAGTCGCTGGACATCAAGACGCCGTCGGTCGGCCTGCCGCTGACCGGTCTTTCCGGCGGCAACCAACAGAAAGTCGTGATGGCGCGGGCGCTGGCCAGCGAGCCCGAGGTGCTCGTGCTGATCGGGCCGACGGCCGGGGTGGACGTACGCGCAAAGGAGACTCTGCTCGCCGCGGTCGACGACGCGGCAGCCGCTGGGAAAGCGGCCGTGATCGTTTCCGACGAGCTGGACGACCTGCGCGGCTGCGACCGGGTGCTGGTGATGTTCGCCGGCCGGGTCACCGACGAGCGTGCACGCGGTTGGCAGGACGCCGACCTGGTGGCCGGGATGGAGGGGGTCAGTGACGTCATTGGCTAA
- a CDS encoding sugar ABC transporter substrate-binding protein, with product MKRSRVVTLLAVTALALTGCGGVSGAGGAKIGVDFPRSDSDFWNSYNTFVPAKASSLGVTLLPPTNSNNDIGTLVANVQSLVTRGAKAIVMAPQDTGAIKSTLDQLDTKKIPVVSVDTRPDAGKVFMVVRADNKAYGEKACSYLGEKLHGAGNVVEFQGDLASINGRDRSEAFASCMKAKYPKIVVHAVPTEWKADKASAGLQTVLSQTNNNIQGIYMQAGGVFLAPTIALLKQKGLLKKAGTPGHIQIVSNDGIKQELTGIQSGDIDATVSQPADTYAYYGLFYAKAALAGKTFKPGPTDHGSTIIQLPNGLEDQLPAPLVTVKPEKIGAYQSVAATDKSLWANQ from the coding sequence ATGAAGCGATCGCGGGTCGTCACCCTTCTCGCCGTGACGGCGTTGGCCTTGACCGGTTGTGGCGGCGTGTCCGGAGCCGGTGGCGCGAAGATCGGCGTCGACTTCCCGCGATCGGACTCCGACTTCTGGAACTCATACAACACTTTCGTGCCGGCGAAGGCATCCAGCCTCGGCGTGACACTGTTGCCGCCGACCAACTCCAACAACGACATCGGCACGCTGGTCGCCAACGTGCAGTCGCTGGTCACTCGCGGCGCCAAGGCGATCGTGATGGCACCGCAGGACACCGGCGCGATCAAGTCCACTTTGGACCAGCTGGACACCAAGAAGATCCCGGTCGTCTCGGTGGACACCCGGCCGGACGCCGGCAAGGTCTTCATGGTCGTACGCGCCGACAACAAGGCATACGGCGAAAAGGCCTGCAGCTATCTCGGCGAGAAGCTGCACGGAGCCGGAAACGTCGTGGAGTTCCAGGGGGATCTGGCCTCCATCAACGGCCGTGACCGGTCGGAGGCCTTCGCCAGCTGCATGAAGGCCAAATATCCGAAGATCGTGGTGCACGCGGTGCCGACCGAGTGGAAGGCCGACAAGGCCTCCGCCGGCCTGCAGACCGTGTTGAGCCAGACCAACAACAACATCCAGGGCATCTACATGCAGGCCGGCGGTGTCTTCCTCGCACCGACGATCGCTTTGCTCAAACAGAAAGGCCTGCTGAAGAAGGCCGGCACGCCTGGCCACATCCAGATCGTCTCCAACGACGGCATCAAACAGGAGCTGACCGGCATCCAGAGCGGCGACATCGACGCCACCGTCTCGCAACCGGCCGACACGTACGCGTATTACGGCCTGTTCTATGCGAAAGCCGCGCTTGCCGGCAAGACTTTCAAGCCCGGGCCGACCGATCACGGCTCGACCATCATCCAGCTGCCCAACGGCCTGGAAGACCAGCTGCCGGCGCCGCTGGTGACCGTGAAGCCGGAGAAGATCGGCGCCTACCAGTCGGTCGCCGCGACGGACAAGAGCCTGTGGGCCAACCAATAA
- a CDS encoding aldo/keto reductase, whose amino-acid sequence MTYLASERRNLGHSGVSVTALGLGCAALGGLYSHVADDEARAVVSTALSAGIGYLDTAPQYGHGVSERRLGVALAGIDRGSYVLSTKAGRLVHPREGGSKGIFADAEPADLEFDFSADGISRSLEESLARLGLDRVDIVYLHDPDDHEEEALTSAYARVHELREQGVVGAIGVGMNQSRIPTRFVRETDIDAVLLAGRWTLLDQSGAADLLPACVERGVSVVIGGVFNSGVLADPEGQALYNYGVAPRPIVDKALKMRDVCARHRVSLKAAALRFAASHPAVATILLGARSAAEVIDGVEMYGQEVPAELWSELVAEGLLDETHKPS is encoded by the coding sequence ATGACCTATCTCGCCAGCGAGCGCCGCAACCTTGGCCACAGCGGCGTTTCGGTGACCGCTCTGGGCCTCGGCTGTGCCGCGCTCGGCGGCCTTTACAGTCATGTCGCCGACGACGAGGCTCGTGCGGTCGTCTCCACCGCATTGTCCGCCGGCATCGGCTATCTGGACACCGCACCTCAGTACGGTCATGGAGTGTCCGAACGGCGGCTCGGGGTCGCGCTGGCCGGCATCGACCGCGGATCGTACGTGCTGTCCACGAAAGCCGGCCGGCTGGTGCATCCGCGCGAAGGCGGCTCCAAAGGCATCTTCGCCGACGCGGAGCCGGCCGACCTGGAGTTCGACTTCTCCGCCGACGGCATCTCGCGCTCCCTGGAGGAGAGCCTGGCGCGGCTTGGCCTCGACCGGGTCGACATCGTCTACCTTCACGATCCGGACGACCACGAGGAGGAGGCGCTGACCAGCGCGTACGCGCGCGTGCACGAGCTGCGCGAGCAGGGGGTCGTCGGCGCGATCGGGGTCGGCATGAACCAGTCGCGGATTCCGACGCGGTTCGTCCGCGAGACCGATATCGACGCTGTCCTGCTGGCCGGTCGCTGGACGCTGCTGGACCAAAGCGGTGCCGCCGACCTGCTGCCGGCCTGCGTCGAGCGCGGCGTCAGCGTGGTGATCGGCGGTGTCTTCAACTCCGGCGTGCTCGCCGATCCGGAAGGCCAGGCGCTCTACAACTACGGGGTGGCTCCGCGGCCGATCGTGGACAAAGCCCTGAAGATGCGCGATGTCTGCGCGCGCCATCGTGTATCGCTAAAAGCTGCCGCATTGCGGTTTGCCGCCTCTCATCCGGCAGTGGCGACGATATTGCTCGGTGCGCGCAGTGCGGCCGAGGTGATCGATGGTGTCGAAATGTACGGTCAGGAGGTGCCGGCGGAGCTGTGGAGCGAGCTGGTCGCCGAGGGTTTGCTCGACGAAACCCACAAGCCGTCTTGA
- a CDS encoding GntR family transcriptional regulator — protein MASVPVDRPAVRLPQRNVLSDDVYESVKALIMDHVVEPGARMSIDGLARDLQVSPTPLREALARLESDGLVVKQPLRGYRSTPLLTTEELTALYDFRLLIEPWAAAQAAARIDDAGSAALQEEMETGAHVPEGGDYETFKSLTLHDTRFHDLVARLSGNEPLRLALERTHCHLHTFRLYYSSGIGSQAVAEHRAVVKAIAGGRPEAAEKAMRRHLEKALRRLVVATTDGE, from the coding sequence ATGGCATCCGTCCCGGTGGATCGGCCCGCGGTGCGGTTGCCGCAGCGCAACGTGCTCTCCGACGACGTGTACGAGTCGGTGAAAGCGCTGATCATGGACCATGTCGTCGAGCCTGGCGCGCGGATGTCCATCGACGGCCTGGCGCGCGATCTGCAGGTCTCGCCGACACCGCTGCGCGAAGCGCTGGCGCGGCTGGAGTCCGACGGACTCGTGGTGAAGCAGCCGCTGCGCGGCTATCGCTCGACGCCACTGCTGACCACCGAGGAGCTGACCGCGCTCTATGACTTCCGGCTGCTGATCGAGCCGTGGGCCGCGGCGCAGGCGGCCGCACGAATCGACGACGCCGGCTCGGCGGCGCTGCAGGAGGAGATGGAGACCGGCGCACACGTGCCGGAGGGTGGCGACTACGAGACGTTCAAGTCGCTGACCCTGCACGACACCCGCTTCCACGACCTGGTCGCGCGGCTGTCCGGCAACGAGCCGCTGCGGCTCGCCCTGGAGCGCACCCACTGCCACCTGCACACCTTCCGGCTCTATTACTCCAGCGGCATCGGCTCGCAGGCGGTCGCCGAGCACCGCGCGGTGGTGAAGGCGATCGCCGGCGGCCGGCCGGAAGCGGCCGAGAAGGCCATGCGGCGCCACCTGGAGAAGGCGCTGCGCCGGCTCGTGGTGGCGACCACCGACGGCGAATAG
- a CDS encoding enolase C-terminal domain-like protein, translating to MPRINAITVSDVRFPTSKELDGSDAMNPDPDYSAAYLTLHTADGPVAYSMVFTIGRGNDVVAAAVRSLAPYIVGRDVDDLCGDLGGFYRELVYDSQLRWLGPEKGVMHMAIGCVVNAVWDLATRRAGKPLWKYLSDLTPYELVDLVDFRYLTDALTRDQAIDLLTAQQAGRSERETLLRAKGHPAYTTTPGWLGYSDEKLARLAQQAVEAGFGQIKLKVGDNLDDDKRRMALAREVVGDDIGVATDANQRWDVAEAIAWMNELRDFRPAWIEEPTSPDDVLGHAAIRRGVSPIPVATGEHVQNRVVFKQLLQASALDVVQIDACRVGGVNENLAILLLAAKFGTPVCPHAGGVGLSELVQHLAMFDYVAVSGTHAGRPLEWADHLHDHFQVPARISGGAYVAPDSPGIGAEMHPESVARFSFPDGPEWRSS from the coding sequence ATGCCGCGGATAAATGCCATCACCGTCTCCGACGTACGGTTTCCGACGTCCAAGGAGCTGGACGGCTCGGATGCGATGAACCCGGATCCGGACTATTCCGCCGCATACCTGACGCTGCACACCGCGGACGGTCCGGTCGCGTACAGCATGGTGTTCACCATCGGCCGCGGCAACGACGTGGTGGCCGCGGCCGTACGGTCATTGGCGCCGTACATTGTCGGCCGGGACGTCGACGACCTTTGCGGCGATCTCGGCGGTTTCTATCGGGAGCTGGTCTACGACTCGCAGCTTCGCTGGCTGGGCCCGGAAAAAGGCGTCATGCACATGGCGATCGGCTGTGTCGTGAACGCGGTCTGGGACCTGGCAACCCGCAGGGCCGGCAAGCCACTGTGGAAATATCTTTCCGACCTGACGCCGTACGAGCTGGTCGACCTGGTGGATTTCCGTTATCTCACCGACGCTCTCACCCGCGACCAGGCGATCGACCTGCTCACCGCACAGCAGGCCGGCCGCTCCGAACGCGAGACTTTGTTACGCGCCAAGGGACATCCGGCGTACACGACCACCCCGGGTTGGCTCGGCTATTCCGACGAGAAGCTGGCCCGGCTGGCGCAACAGGCGGTCGAGGCCGGTTTCGGCCAGATCAAGCTGAAAGTCGGCGACAACCTCGACGACGACAAGCGCCGGATGGCGTTGGCGCGCGAGGTGGTCGGCGACGACATCGGTGTGGCCACCGATGCCAACCAGCGCTGGGACGTGGCCGAGGCGATCGCCTGGATGAACGAGCTGCGCGACTTCCGGCCGGCCTGGATCGAGGAGCCAACCTCACCGGACGACGTCCTCGGCCACGCGGCGATCCGCCGTGGCGTGTCGCCGATCCCGGTCGCGACCGGTGAGCACGTACAGAATCGCGTTGTTTTCAAGCAACTCCTGCAGGCTTCGGCGCTCGACGTCGTACAGATCGACGCGTGCCGAGTCGGTGGCGTCAACGAAAACCTGGCGATTTTGCTGTTGGCGGCCAAATTTGGTACGCCGGTGTGTCCGCACGCCGGCGGCGTCGGCCTTTCCGAGCTGGTCCAGCACCTGGCGATGTTCGACTACGTGGCAGTGTCCGGCACGCACGCCGGGCGGCCGCTGGAGTGGGCCGACCACCTGCACGACCATTTCCAGGTGCCGGCGCGGATCAGCGGCGGCGCGTACGTGGCGCCGGACAGCCCCGGCATCGGTGCCGAGATGCATCCGGAGTCGGTGGCGCGGTTCAGTTTTCCGGACGGACCCGAATGGAGGAGCTCGTGA